From the genome of Macadamia integrifolia cultivar HAES 741 unplaced genomic scaffold, SCU_Mint_v3 scaffold1517, whole genome shotgun sequence, one region includes:
- the LOC122064097 gene encoding uncharacterized protein LOC122064097 isoform X2: MKVQTSQTMVRTMLSDHYQVALREGPVSQVVDHFLCVPECSLKLFPRFWVVSILEMYLALQHSIWNGFIKRPFKFSKKWHSSFLADNLYSDAVPSRFCQVQETVVKPRH; encoded by the exons ATGAAGGTGCAGACATCTCAGACGATGGTGAGGACGATGCTGTCAGACCATTATCAGGTGGCATTGCGGGAAGG GCCAGTGTCACAGGTCGTAGACCACTTCCTGTGCGTCCCGGAATGTTCCTTGAAACTGTTTCCAAG GTTCTGGGTGGTATCTATTCTGGAAATGTACCTGGCATTACAGCACAGCATCTGGAATGG GTTCATCAAAAGACCCTTCAAGTTCTCCAAGAAATGGCATTCTAGTTTTCTGGCAGATAACTTATATTCCGATGCAGTGCCAAGCCGTTTTTGCCAAGTTCAG